The Methanobrevibacter sp. TMH8 DNA segment CTTAATGAAAAATTAGCTATTCGCCCAACTAGTGAAACAGCTATGTATCCTATGTTTTCACTATGGGTAAGGTCCCATATAGATCTTCCAATGAAATTTTACCAAGTTGTTAATACATTTAGATATGAAACTAAACATACTCGACCACTTATAAGAGTTAGAGAGATTACAACTTTTAAAGAAGCCCATACTGTACATGCAAGTAAGAAAGAAGCTGATGAACAAGTTGAAACAGCTATGGAAATTTATAAAGAATTTTTTGATATTCTAGCTATTCCTTATCTTTTAAGTAAAAGACCAGTTTGGGATAAATTCCCTGGGGCAGACTATACAATGGCTTTTGATACATTAATGCCAGATGGTAAAACACTCCAGATTGGAACTGTTCATAATCTTGGTCAAACTTTTGCTAAAACATTTGATATTACCTATGAAACAGCTGAAAGTACTCATGAATATGCTTATCAAACCTGTTATGGTCTTTCAGACAGAGTTATAGCTTCTGTTATTGGTATTCATGGTGATGAAAAAGGATTATGTCTTCCACCAAAAGTTGCCCCAAATCAAGTAACAATTATACCAATAATTTTCAAAAAAGGAGGAGAAGAAGTTTTAGCTAAATGTGAAGAAATTAAATCTTCTCTTGAATCTAAAGAAATACGAGTAAACATGGATAATCGAGATTTGCGTCCAGGTAAAAAGTTTTATGAATGGGAATTGAGAGGATCTCCCGTAAGAATAGAACTTGGGCCAAGAGATCTTGAAAATAATAAGGCAGTGATTGTTAGAAGAGATACCCTTGAAAAAATAGAAATTGATTTAAATTCAGACTACTCCGCAAAAATTGAAGAAATATTTGAAGAAATAACTAAAAATATGAAAGAAAAAGTTTGGAAAAAGATGAAAGAATCTATTGTAGCTATTGACAATTTAGATAGTGTTAAAGAACTTATATCAAATGAAAAAGTAGTCTCATTTACTTGGTGTGGAGATGAAGAATGTGGAAAAACCATTGAAGAGACAACTGAAGTAGATATTCTTGGAATACAATCTGAAGATAGTGAGTTTAATAATAATCCTAAAGATAACACTTGTGCCCATTGTGGAAAAAAAGGAAAATATACTGCTTTAATGGCTAAAACATATTAATATCAAACTTTATTAATTTTCATAATATCAAGATTAAAAATAG contains these protein-coding regions:
- the proS gene encoding proline--tRNA ligase; the protein is MEDFSQWFHDILEEADIIDSRYPIKGMSVWLPYGFQLRKHIINPLKRILDKEHEEVLFPLLVPEEELAKEGIHVKGFEDEVYWVTHGGQKELNEKLAIRPTSETAMYPMFSLWVRSHIDLPMKFYQVVNTFRYETKHTRPLIRVREITTFKEAHTVHASKKEADEQVETAMEIYKEFFDILAIPYLLSKRPVWDKFPGADYTMAFDTLMPDGKTLQIGTVHNLGQTFAKTFDITYETAESTHEYAYQTCYGLSDRVIASVIGIHGDEKGLCLPPKVAPNQVTIIPIIFKKGGEEVLAKCEEIKSSLESKEIRVNMDNRDLRPGKKFYEWELRGSPVRIELGPRDLENNKAVIVRRDTLEKIEIDLNSDYSAKIEEIFEEITKNMKEKVWKKMKESIVAIDNLDSVKELISNEKVVSFTWCGDEECGKTIEETTEVDILGIQSEDSEFNNNPKDNTCAHCGKKGKYTALMAKTY